The following nucleotide sequence is from Paenibacillus andongensis.
GTTTCCTTTGATGGCAAAGGCGACAATACATACGCTAAAGTATTTATCTACAAATTTGAAGGTCCGAAATATCCGGGTACCATGATTTCTGAAGTAGGGAAGTAAACCTAATTTCAACATCATTCAACTTAAAGTAAAGAGGTATGTGCTTTATTGATATACCTCTTTACGGTTTATCCACCTGCGAAAGGAGAAGTTTCATGATCCTAAACATCCTGCACTCACTCCCCCAAGTATTGATCGACGGGCTTGCTTTAGGAGCTATTTATGCGGTCGTTGCCTTAGGATATACCATGGTATATGGTATTCTTGAATTGATCAATTTTGCACATGGCGAGATTTTTATGACTGGGGCATTCGTCGGGACAGGGGTATTGTTCCTTTTTCAATCTACAGGGTGGCTTAGTGGTATGCCGGGATGGGTTGCATACGTTCTAATCCTCGCTATCGCCATGCTGTTTACGGGATTGTTAGGGGTGGGAATTGAACGAATTGCTTATAAGCCTCTCCGAAAAGCGCCCAAGCTGATTTCACTTATCTCCGCGATTGGTGTTTCCTTCGTGGTTCAAGATCTCGTTCGCTTTATAACCGAATTGAGAACAGGAAACTACATCATAAGCGGTATTACGTTATTCGATAAAAATTTGACCATCGGCACTTCTTCTCTTGGATCATGGCTCGGAGACGTTTCTTTGAAAACCAATACGATCATCATCATCGTAGTGGCAGTTTTGTTGATGATCAGCCTTGATTTTTTTATCAATCGTACCAAATGGGGAGTGGCCATGCGGGCGGTAGCGCAAGACCGTGAAACGGCTTCGTTGATGTCAATTAACGTGAATAAAATCATTATTCTGACCTTTTTCATCGGATCAGCTTTAGGCGGTGCTACAGGGGTTTTATTTGCGCAGCAGTACGGTAATATCGATCCATTTATCGGCTATATATTAGGGTTGAAAGCGTTCACGGCCGCAGTGCTTGGAGGTATAGGAAACATTCGGGGTGCAATGTTTGGTGGACTGGTCATTGGGATATTAGAGATGTTCGCTTCTTCTAATCTTGGCTTACTGACGAATGGCAGCTTCGGTTCGGAGTATAAAGATGTGTTTGCCTTTATGATTCTAATCATCGTATTGATATTCAAACCCGAAGGTCTGTTTGGCAAAGCCGTCAAAGAGAAAGTGTAGGTGACCCATCATGGATAAAATGAAACAGGCATTAGCGCAAAACTCGAAAATGCAAGCTCTGATACTTGTCCTTCTTGTCTCGGTTACAGCACTAAGTGTATATATGACGGCTAAATCGGTAATCGCCTTTTTATTATTGCTGGCATCTTTGCTGTTGCTTTACTACACTTCATTCACAAGTAAAGTCAAATGGTTCATCGGCGGTATCCTATTAATTCTCATTATTCCGTTTGCTTCATCAGGAGGTCCCGCCTACGAATCTTATATGGAAGTTGCAACGCAGAGCGGGATTTATATCGCAATGGCGCTCGGGCTGAATATCGTGGTCGGCTTTGCTGGGCTTCTGGATCTGGGTTTTGTCGCTTTTTTCGCGATTGGAGCTTATACATATGGTATCTTCTCTACGGCACAGGCGAATCACTTCATTCCAGGTGATTTGTTTCCTCTTTCGGGCTCTGCGTTTTGGCTGTTTATTTTTGTAGGCGGCTTTATGGCTGCACTGTTCGGAGTCATTCTCGGCCTGCCCGTCCTTAGGGTGAAAGGAGATTATCTCGCTATCGTGACATTGGGCTTCGGGGAAATGATCCGCATCATCTTCAACAACCTGGAGAAGCCTGTTAACATTACGAACGGCGCAAAGGGCATATCATCGATCAAGCCTCCAAATCTGTTCGGATTTGAATTTACGCATCCTCATCAATTTTATTTCATTGTGATAGCGATCTTGGCTTTTGTGATTTTAGGAGTAAAGAGATTTGAACATTCTCGAATGGGTCGTTCCTGGAAGGCAGTTCGAGAGAATGAAATTGCCGCACAATCCATGGGGGTTCCATTAATTCGCACGAAGTTGACAGCGTTCGCTGTGGGAGCTTCCTTCTCCGGGATGATGGGAGTCGTCTTCGCAGCCAAACAAACGTTTATTGATCCTTCCAGCTTTACATTGCTTGAGTCCATAACGATTTTGGTCATGGTTGTTTTAGGAGGAATGGGGAGTGTTCCTGGCGTTATACTTGGAGCTGCACTTATTACGATTCTCAACCTGCAGGTGCTTACGGAATTTACCAATTGGTTAAATCAATTAACACTGCAAGGCGTAGTCCACATTCCATCTGCCTTATCTCCATCCAAGATGCAGAGGTTTATTTTTGGAGCCATTCTCATCCTCTTTGCCGTCTTTAGGCCAAACGGATTGATTTCGGTGAAAAATCGCAGAGTGAACGAAAAGCTGATTCAGGAACGAATTTCATCAGCTTCCGTGCAGAAAGTAAATCCTCAAAGCGGAGGGATCGCCCAATGACCGTTTTGCGTGTTAATAATTTGTTCAAACGATTTGGCGGATTGGTTGCCGTTAACGGAGTTCAATTTGAGTTTCAAAAAGGTGAAATTTCTGCTGTTATCGGTCCGAACGGTGCCGGAAAAACGACGTTTTTCAATATGATCACCGGCATTTATGCGCCTGATGAGGGTGAAATCGAATTGGAAGGCAAATCAATTGTGAAGATTAAGCCTGATCGAATTACTGAAAAGGGCATAGCCCGGACCTTTCAAAATATTAGACTGTTTGGGAATATGACTGTTCTTGAAAATGTGATGGTCGGCATGCATATTCATTTAAAAGGAGGAATATTAAGCACTTTACTCGGACTTACTAAAATTCGACTTGAGGAACAAAATGCGATGGATGAAGCATACCGACTATTGCAATATGTTGGTCTCGAGCCTCATCTCAATGAAAATGCAAACAGCCTTTCTTACGGAGCGCAAAGGCGGCTTGAAATCGCGAGAGCGCTAGCGGTTAAACCAAAAGTACTGCTGCTGGATGAACCCGCCGCAGGAATGAATCCGCGTGAAACAAAAGAACTAACCGAGCTTATTCGAAGCATTCAACAGGAGCTGGACGTATCGATAATATTGATTGAGCACGATATGAAACTCGTTATGGAGATTTCTGATCACATTCTAGTTCTGGATCACGGTGAAAAGATAGCTGAAGGATCCCCATATGAGATTCGTTCGAATTCGCGTGTGATCGAAGCCTATTTAGGTAAAAATGCCCTAGGTCAAGAGGTGAAATCATGAGCTTACTGCAGCTTCAAGAGGTCCATGCTTACTATGGAGGTATTCAAGCATTAAGGGGAATTTCACTGCATGTAAATGAAGGGGAAATTGTCACGTTAATCGGTTGCAACGGAGCGGGAAAATCCACAACACTTAAATCCATTTGCGGTCAGGTAAAAACGGAAGGCTCCATTTTATTTGATAGGCGTAATATTTCGGCTTGGCCGCCTCATCAAACGGCGATGGAAGGCATTGCTCATGTCCCGGAGGGCCGGCGTATATTCCCAAAGCTAACTGTTAAGGAGAATC
It contains:
- a CDS encoding ABC transporter ATP-binding protein, whose product is MTVLRVNNLFKRFGGLVAVNGVQFEFQKGEISAVIGPNGAGKTTFFNMITGIYAPDEGEIELEGKSIVKIKPDRITEKGIARTFQNIRLFGNMTVLENVMVGMHIHLKGGILSTLLGLTKIRLEEQNAMDEAYRLLQYVGLEPHLNENANSLSYGAQRRLEIARALAVKPKVLLLDEPAAGMNPRETKELTELIRSIQQELDVSIILIEHDMKLVMEISDHILVLDHGEKIAEGSPYEIRSNSRVIEAYLGKNALGQEVKS
- a CDS encoding branched-chain amino acid ABC transporter permease, with the translated sequence MKQALAQNSKMQALILVLLVSVTALSVYMTAKSVIAFLLLLASLLLLYYTSFTSKVKWFIGGILLILIIPFASSGGPAYESYMEVATQSGIYIAMALGLNIVVGFAGLLDLGFVAFFAIGAYTYGIFSTAQANHFIPGDLFPLSGSAFWLFIFVGGFMAALFGVILGLPVLRVKGDYLAIVTLGFGEMIRIIFNNLEKPVNITNGAKGISSIKPPNLFGFEFTHPHQFYFIVIAILAFVILGVKRFEHSRMGRSWKAVRENEIAAQSMGVPLIRTKLTAFAVGASFSGMMGVVFAAKQTFIDPSSFTLLESITILVMVVLGGMGSVPGVILGAALITILNLQVLTEFTNWLNQLTLQGVVHIPSALSPSKMQRFIFGAILILFAVFRPNGLISVKNRRVNEKLIQERISSASVQKVNPQSGGIAQ
- a CDS encoding branched-chain amino acid ABC transporter permease, with product MILNILHSLPQVLIDGLALGAIYAVVALGYTMVYGILELINFAHGEIFMTGAFVGTGVLFLFQSTGWLSGMPGWVAYVLILAIAMLFTGLLGVGIERIAYKPLRKAPKLISLISAIGVSFVVQDLVRFITELRTGNYIISGITLFDKNLTIGTSSLGSWLGDVSLKTNTIIIIVVAVLLMISLDFFINRTKWGVAMRAVAQDRETASLMSINVNKIIILTFFIGSALGGATGVLFAQQYGNIDPFIGYILGLKAFTAAVLGGIGNIRGAMFGGLVIGILEMFASSNLGLLTNGSFGSEYKDVFAFMILIIVLIFKPEGLFGKAVKEKV